One Brassica oleracea var. oleracea cultivar TO1000 chromosome C7, BOL, whole genome shotgun sequence genomic window carries:
- the LOC106306462 gene encoding uncharacterized protein LOC106306462, producing MNSLLLKKYETFCVYFVAVCLVYLKKKDEKDCDICGVEIADGASAVNEHPFKRSTAFLLGNERSGLSAKEYEICDFFVYIPQYGCGTASLNVTVAASIVLHHFGVWAGFSERVRDGSKFIVADRPLRQGKRNICAGTEESIVEERKLRKENAENGFFDEDGNGNSSESSSSELLNGLFLNE from the exons ATGAATTCTCTCTTGTTAAAAAAATATGAAACTTTTTGTGTATATTTTGTTGCTGTGTGTTTGGTTTACTTAAAAAAAAAGGATGAGAAAGATTGCGATATATGTGGAGTCGAGATTGCAGATGGAGCTTCTGCGGTCAATGAACATCCTTTCAAAAGAAGCACTGCTTTTCTTCTTGGTAATGAG CGATCAGGTTTATCAGCCAAAGAGTATGAGATATGTGACTTCTTTGTGTACATTCCTCAGTATGGCTGTGGCACTGCCTCCTTGAATGTCACCGTTGCTGCTTCTATCGTCTTGCATCATTTTGGGG TTTGGGCTGGATTTTCTGAACGTGTCCGAGATGGAAGCAAGTTTATAGTTGCGGATAGACCCTTAAGGCAAGGGAAACGGAATATCTGTGCTGGTACTGAAGAATCCATCGTTGAAGAGCGCAAGTTGAGGAAAGAAAATGCGGAAAATGGGTTCTTTGATGAAGATGGAAACGGGAATTCATCAGAGTCATCATCATCTGAGCTTTTAAACGGTTTGTTCCTAAACGAATAA